The genomic stretch TACCCATTTCCGAAGAATTACTATCAATTTTCAAACAAGCAGGATTAGAAAACTATGGGGCATAACCACGATCATTCACATAACCATTCAGAAGGCAATGTAAAAGTTGCCTTCTTCCTCAACCTCAGCTTTACCATTATTGAGATCATCGGTGGACTTTATACCAACAGCTTGGCTATCCTTTCTGATGCGCTACACGATTTGGGAGATAGCCTTAGTTTGGGGCTGTCATGGTATTTTCAAAAGCTATCCAAGAAAGGCAGAACCAAGACCTTTTCCTATGGATACAAACGCTTCTCTCTACTTGGAGCGATTATCAATTCCATAGTGCTGGTAGCTGGATCGATCTTTATCCTGACCAAAGCA from Verrucomicrobiota bacterium encodes the following:
- a CDS encoding cation diffusion facilitator family transporter; the protein is MGHNHDHSHNHSEGNVKVAFFLNLSFTIIEIIGGLYTNSLAILSDALHDLGDSLSLGLSWYFQKLSKKGRTKTFSYGYKRFSLLGAIINSIVLVAGSIFILTKA